One window from the genome of Vespula pensylvanica isolate Volc-1 chromosome 11, ASM1446617v1, whole genome shotgun sequence encodes:
- the LOC122632811 gene encoding transcriptional adapter 3-A yields MSGKGKQSSKKAVGKVRECGKTAETSALNADMSPSGTESIMSIPILKIADNSRHLPRYASVLQRTTEDSVGMEDLDALQLELETLLSSVVVRHRMLQDEIASLSSAEERRDKRSKSGKGLSLLDRKVREEKFKPKEISTKTQTSVSTKLVKQKTSGNLGNQAIPNIHDIGKIEGSKSDAPKLLLPKNDTPNKFWASVDPYCTDIMPDDIKLLEELIVMHSDLSEYKKIPPLGRHYSLLWAHNDLLQEEDAANPNREKKKGRTDVSLLVPKGDKKMNGIAGPLTQRLVSALLEENVYVANNNTDNKLFRNNDPPVLRDLTIQNSMNLEIRMHKELIEQGILDSDGQKKNQDDDEILTEIKRCQQELSALSNHNVTQLKRLLNLAQEESKRQALKRRITAADNEVIENYKKLILSKQRKIPLTKKEQEKAWMCLRERENLLNQLNMLPQNNLDTLSFSNSSV; encoded by the coding sequence ATGTCAGGAAAAGGTAAACAAAGTTCTAAGAAAGCTGTTGGCAAGGTACGCGAGTGTGGAAAAACTGCAGAAACATCTGCGCTTAATGCCGACATGAGTCCAAGCGGAACAGAATCTATAATGTCAATACCTATTTTAAAGATAGCTGATAATAGTCGACATCTTCCAAGATACGCTAGTGTCTTACAGCGTACGACAGAAGATAGCGTAGGTATGGAAGATTTGGATGCTTTACAATTAGAACTGGAAACCTTACTTTCGTCCGTCGTAGTAAGACATAGAATGCTTCAGGATGAAATAGCAAGTTTATCTTCGGCTGAAGAACGTAGAGATAAAAGATCTAAAAGTGGGAAAGGTTTATCGCTTCTGGATAGAAAagttagagaagaaaaatttaagcCCAAGGAAATAAGCACTAAAACTCAAACTTCTGTATCTACTAAActtgtaaaacaaaaaacatcTGGAAATTTAGGAAACCAAGCAATTCCAAATATACACGATATAGGAAAGATTGAAGGATCTAAATCTGACGctccaaaattattattgccaAAAAATGATACGCCTAATAAATTTTGGGCTTCTGTAGATCCATATTGCACCGACATTATGCCGGATGATATTAAGCTATTGGAAGAATTAATTGTAATGCACAGCGACCTaagtgaatataaaaaaatcccACCATTAGGTCGTCACTATAGTTTACTTTGGGCGCATAATGATTTATTGCAAGAAGAAGATGCAGCTAATccaaacagagagaaaaaaaaaggtcgtACGGACGTGTCTCTTTTGGTACctaaaggagataaaaaaatgaatggcATTGCCGGTCCTTTAACACAAAGGCTAGTTTCTGCCTTACTAGAGGAAAATGTATATGTTGCAAATAACAATACggataacaaattatttagaaataatgatCCTCCAGTTCTTAGAGATTTAACAATAcaaaattcaatgaatttGGAAATAAGAATGCACAAAGAATTAATAGAACAAGGCATACTAGATTCAGATGGGcagaaaaagaatcaagacgacgacgagataCTTACTGAAATCAAAAGATGTCAACAAGAACTGTCCGCTCTGTCTAATCATAACGTCACGCAATTAAAGAGATTGTTGAACCTTGCACAGGAGGAGAGTAAACGACAGGCacttaaaagaagaattactGCGGCAGATAACgaagtaatagaaaattataaaaagttaatcctttctaaacaaagaaaaataccactaacaaaaaaggaacaagaaaagGCTTGGATGTGTTTgcgcgaaagagagaacttaTTGAATCAACTTAATATGCTACCACAAAACAATCTTGATACTTTGAGTTTTTCTAATAGTTCAGTTTAA
- the LOC122632799 gene encoding trafficking protein particle complex subunit 10 isoform X1: MNCNGESSLDGKRRVNSYMDSKPIVTNAGDEELFSTLENSLLQAIPESTVEWRRSFGRPIKQVKLGASFVSFSRDILPNEKDWHLINQPVLHIYWSECTDIDAYKTSVRDDIDAWLKILSSYHIQDWMIVIVETYDPKKSTKLLPRTTVLDKIRSDFASKAGDRCFAVINPIKYKSRSTETWRGLIGRIRHLMLTAYDKTLSRFEDIIREQRESRNLPGWNFCHYFLLQEELAFVLQMLGLYDEALVQYDELDALFTQFVLNSNVGDTPAWLNLFQTPLNNWAGVNLSNGVNRHLRFLLAECKASLLDFRSYLFSRQCSMLLLLKKPWEVAQRCLSFIHNTLSELQILEIQRPEGSVECWAFLCALEVLQACQLSAYSIDNNQQLDLCSLHTASLWALARDKLGALGKLCGLMPGSEPTSEQLHTVVYLIAGMGDSEPQKEGKATPIDKLKEALSSKEVFKKQYLEHAELAMGTYKHVGRIRSARLIGKELARFYGELGENQKAVAFLSDALKTYMDEGWYHLAAQTQLELAQCYKRMDDVEKYIEICAAISCTNILHITVRNTYFEEMLGYMKMLTLPQPLLTEFGHSFIILSMEVNVMDKVVQDCVVNIVISVQSLFPREIKCTGAYISVEEVQKPLAPNKKKGSKVAAEPPIQLLSSCTIEDMKPLDPSLALLQVYSYLNCKEDKSIGSASVMYKNIKPVVRRSDSAKHRKASINMKGDFSKSLSCAEFVMKPGINIFTLTRRVDCPGFYKVGQLSLVIEEKLEFLSPILNPRLCYEVAKTQPVISLKCGRDLLAGLIQDIELVISTGSMRITQEMKLKLRASRGLMIQLNDAEAVMIKELETPLPSCEPFQTIKLGLKVLAELPPKKDPSSMEHKLSVQCPWGTEESILLHFGPPLMTNMKLHTAKQRKFVQIIVTGLTNRLLQLSDPHLASNTSMDLNFKSLNPTAGQQLVVGSGMNVSFMWEVEVGKDEKATVPIKTDFRVKYVPINDTEETSNTCLNDDPLHIHNLQKIEKASSVYRCNFDVTDYVTLFTVSSRVEAGGGGGEFCRAGSMCHLYLTVTRMLYTPNPNPPPQLMYEVLADQTMWAVCGRTAGIISLEIVEKQSVTLDVMPLTSGYLPLPVVRLSRYIPAVESKSDVTRKGDVTSGPRLEPFSPGQVYNASKAQQVHVLPAAPSESN; this comes from the exons ATGAATTGCAATGGAGAGTCGTCTTTGGATGGTAAACGTAGGGTCAATTCTTACATGGATAGCAAACCTATCGTCACCA ATGCTGGAgatgaagaattattttctactttggAGAACAGTTTGCTTCAAGCTATTCCTGAGAGTACGGTCGAGTGGCGTAGGTCATTTGGCAGACCTATTAAACAGGTTAAACTTGGAGCATCTTTTGTATCATTTTCAAGAGATATCTTGCCTAATGAAAAAGATTGGCATCTCATAAATCAGCCAGTATTACACATTTATTGGAGTGAATGTACT gaTATTGACGCTTATAAAACAAGCGTGAGAGATGACATAGATGCTTggttgaaaatattatcttcttaTCACATTCAAGACTGGATGATCGTTATAGTGGAAACATATGATCCAAAAAAAAGTACCAAATTATTACCTAGAACTACTGTTTTAGATAAGATTAGGAGTGACTTTGCTTCAAAAGCTGGTGATAG ATGCTTTGCTGTAATAAAtcctattaaatataaatctcgTTCGACGGAAACTTGGAGAGGATTAATCGGACGTATTCGTCATTTGATGCTTACCGCGTATGATAAAACTCTTTCTCGATTCGAAGATATTATaagagaacagagagaaagtcgGAATCTTCCTGGTTGGAACTTTtgccattattttcttttgcag GAAGAACTTGCATTTGTGTTGCAAATGTTGGGTTTATACGACGAAGCGTTGGTACAATATGATGAATTGGATGCTCTCTTTACACAATTCGTATTAAATTCTAATGTAGGAG aTACACCAGCTTGGCTGAATTTATTCCAAACACCTCTTAATAATTGGGCTGGTGTAAATTTAAGTAATGGCGTTAATCGTCATTTAAGATTTCTCTTAGCCGAATGCAAAGCGTCATTGCTGGATTTTAgaagttatttatttagcaGACAATGTTCTATGCTTTTGTTGCTTAAAAAGCCATGGGAG GTTGCACAGCGATGCTTATCCTTTATTCACAATACACTGAGCGAATTACAAATTCTTGAAATTCAACGACCAGAAGGATCTGTTGAGTGTTGGGCTTTTTTGTGTGCATTAGAAGTGTTGCAAGCATGTCAATTATCAGCTTATAGCATAGATAACAATCAACAGTTGGATCTTTGCTCTTTACATACCGCGAGTTTATGGGCCCTTGCACGGGATAAG TTAGGAGCATTAGGAAAATTATGTGGTCTCATGCCTGGTAGCGAACCAACTAGCGAACAACTCCACACAGTTGTTTACCTTATAGCAGGTATGGGAGATTCAGAACCacagaaggaaggaaaagcaaCTCCGATAGATAAATTGAAGGAAGCGTTATCGTCTAAAGaagtttttaaaaaacaatactTAGAGCATGCAGAGTTAGCTATGGGTACTTATAAACATGTTGGACGCATAAGATCAGCTAGATTAATAGGCAAAGAATTAGCGAGATTCTATGGTGAATTAGGAGAAAATCAGAAAGCTGTAGCATTTTTATCTGATGCTTTGAAAACATATATGGATGAAGGGTGGTATCATCTAGCAGCACAAACACAATTAGAATTAGCACAATGTTACAAAAGAATGGACGAcgtagagaaatatatagagatcTGTGCTGCGATTTCTTGTACCAATATACTTCATATTACTGtacgtaatacatattttGAAGAAATGTTAGGATATATGAAGATGTTAACTTTGCCACAGCCATTACTCACAGAATTTGGACACTCTTTTATAATACTCAGTATGGAAGTTAACGTAATGGACAAAGTAGTGCAAGATTGTGTAGTTAATATTGTGATTAGTGTACAAAGTTTGTTTcctagagaaataaaatgtacaGGTGCATATATTTCTGTTGAAGAAGTTCAAAAACCTTTGGctccaaataaaaaaaaaggttcaAAAGTGGCAGCAGAGCCACCAATACAATt GTTGTCAAGTTGTACTATAGAAGATATGAAGCCACTTGATCCAAGTCTAGCATTATTACAAGTATATTCCTACTTGAACTGTAAAGAAGACAAAAGTATAGGTTCTGCTAGtgttatgtataaaaatattaagccTGTGGTACGACGTTCAGATAGTGCTAAACATAGAAAAGCTTCGATAAATATGAAAGGTGACTTTAGCAAATCGTTATCGTGTGCTGAATTTGTTATGAAACcaggtataaatatatttacattgacCAGGCGGGTTGATTGTCCTGGATTTTACAAAGTTGGTCAATTGTCACTTGttatcgaagagaaattagaatttttatctcCAATTCTAAATCCACGATTATGCTATGAAGTTGCAAAAACCCAACCagtaatttctttgaaatgtGGAAGAGATCTATTGGCTGGGCTTATTCAAGATATAGAATTAGTTATATCAACTGGAAGTATGAGGATAACacaagaaatgaaattaaaattacgtGCGTCTAGAGGATTAATGATACAATTAAATGACGCGGAAGCGGTAATGATTAAAGAATTAGAAACGCCACTGCCATCGTGTGAACCAtttcaaacgataaaattGGGATTAAAAGTTTTAGCGGAGCTCCCACCCAAAAAAGATCCTTCTTCTATGGAGCATAAA CTTAGCGTGCAATGTCCATGGGGTACAGAAGAGAGTATCCTTTTGCACTTTGGTCCACCTTTAATGACAAATATGAAATTGCATACTGCTAAGCAGAGAAAATTCGTTCAAATAATTGTTACAGGGTTAACAAATCGACTTTTACAATTATCTGATCCTCATTTGGCATCAAATACATCAAtggatttaaattttaaaagtttaaatCCAACTGCTGGTCAACAGTTAGTGGTAGGTAGTGGAATGAATGTATCATTTATGTGGGAAGTTGAAGTTGGCAAAGATGAGAAAGCTACAGTACCCATTAAGACTGATTTTCGTGTAAAATATGTACCAATTAATGACACCGAGGAAACAAGTAATACTTGTCTAAATGACGATcctttacatatacataatttgcaaaaaatagaaaaagctTCTAGTGTATATAGGTGTAATTTCGATGTCACAGATTATGTG ACATTATTTACAGTCTCCTCAAGGGTTGAAGCGGgcggaggtggaggagaattTTGCCGTGCTGGTAGTATGTGTCATCTTTATCTTACAGTGACACGTATGTTGTATACTCCTAATCCTAATCCTCCACCTCAACTAATGTATGAGGTATTAGCAGATCAAACTATGTGGGCCGTTTGTGGCCGAACTGCAGGAATCATTTCATTAGAAATTGTAGAAAAACAGAGCGTTACGTTAGATGTTATGCCTCTAACCAGCGGTTATTTACCTTTACCCGTTGTTAGATTGTCTCGATATATTCCTGCAGTTGAAAGTAAGTCAG aTGTCACGCGTAAAGGTGACGTAACTTCAGGTCCGAGACTGGAACCATTCAGTCCAGGGCAAGTGTATAATGCTAGTAAAGCTCAACAAGTACATGTTTTACCTGCAGCACCTTCAGAATCTAATTAA
- the LOC122632799 gene encoding trafficking protein particle complex subunit 10 isoform X2, which translates to MNCNGESSLDGKRRVNSYMDSKPIVTNAGDEELFSTLENSLLQAIPESTVEWRRSFGRPIKQVKLGASFVSFSRDILPNEKDWHLINQPVLHIYWSECTDIDAYKTSVRDDIDAWLKILSSYHIQDWMIVIVETYDPKKSTKLLPRTTVLDKIRSDFASKAGDRCFAVINPIKYKSRSTETWRGLIGRIRHLMLTAYDKTLSRFEDIIREQRESRNLPGWNFCHYFLLQEELAFVLQMLGLYDEALVQYDELDALFTQFVLNSNVGDTPAWLNLFQTPLNNWAGVNLSNGVNRHLRFLLAECKASLLDFRSYLFSRQCSMLLLLKKPWEVAQRCLSFIHNTLSELQILEIQRPEGSVECWAFLCALEVLQACQLSAYSIDNNQQLDLCSLHTASLWALARDKLGALGKLCGLMPGSEPTSEQLHTVVYLIAGMGDSEPQKEGKATPIDKLKEALSSKEVFKKQYLEHAELAMGTYKHVGRIRSARLIGKELARFYGELGENQKAVAFLSDALKTYMDEGWYHLAAQTQLELAQCYKRMDDVEKYIEICAAISCTNILHITVRNTYFEEMLGYMKMLTLPQPLLTEFGHSFIILSMEVNVMDKVVQDCVVNIVISVQSLFPREIKCTGAYISVEEVQKPLAPNKKKGSKVAAEPPIQLLSSCTIEDMKPLDPSLALLQVYSYLNCKEDKSIGSASVMYKNIKPVVRRSDSAKHRKASINMKGDFSKSLSCAEFVMKPGINIFTLTRRVDCPGFYKVGQLSLVIEEKLEFLSPILNPRLCYEVAKTQPVISLKCGRDLLAGLIQDIELVISTGSMRITQEMKLKLRASRGLMIQLNDAEAVMIKELETPLPSCEPFQTIKLGLKVLAELPPKKDPSSMEHKLSVQCPWGTEESILLHFGPPLMTNMKLHTAKQRKFVQIIVTGLTNRLLQLSDPHLASNTSMDLNFKSLNPTAGQQLVVGSGMNVSFMWEVEVGKDEKATVPIKTDFRVKYVPINDTEETSNTCLNDDPLHIHNLQKIEKASSVYRCNFDVTDYVVSTRDVISLLLTNYTYVYIYIYILSLPFYQDSYISRRGFKKGYDKSVYENEHV; encoded by the exons ATGAATTGCAATGGAGAGTCGTCTTTGGATGGTAAACGTAGGGTCAATTCTTACATGGATAGCAAACCTATCGTCACCA ATGCTGGAgatgaagaattattttctactttggAGAACAGTTTGCTTCAAGCTATTCCTGAGAGTACGGTCGAGTGGCGTAGGTCATTTGGCAGACCTATTAAACAGGTTAAACTTGGAGCATCTTTTGTATCATTTTCAAGAGATATCTTGCCTAATGAAAAAGATTGGCATCTCATAAATCAGCCAGTATTACACATTTATTGGAGTGAATGTACT gaTATTGACGCTTATAAAACAAGCGTGAGAGATGACATAGATGCTTggttgaaaatattatcttcttaTCACATTCAAGACTGGATGATCGTTATAGTGGAAACATATGATCCAAAAAAAAGTACCAAATTATTACCTAGAACTACTGTTTTAGATAAGATTAGGAGTGACTTTGCTTCAAAAGCTGGTGATAG ATGCTTTGCTGTAATAAAtcctattaaatataaatctcgTTCGACGGAAACTTGGAGAGGATTAATCGGACGTATTCGTCATTTGATGCTTACCGCGTATGATAAAACTCTTTCTCGATTCGAAGATATTATaagagaacagagagaaagtcgGAATCTTCCTGGTTGGAACTTTtgccattattttcttttgcag GAAGAACTTGCATTTGTGTTGCAAATGTTGGGTTTATACGACGAAGCGTTGGTACAATATGATGAATTGGATGCTCTCTTTACACAATTCGTATTAAATTCTAATGTAGGAG aTACACCAGCTTGGCTGAATTTATTCCAAACACCTCTTAATAATTGGGCTGGTGTAAATTTAAGTAATGGCGTTAATCGTCATTTAAGATTTCTCTTAGCCGAATGCAAAGCGTCATTGCTGGATTTTAgaagttatttatttagcaGACAATGTTCTATGCTTTTGTTGCTTAAAAAGCCATGGGAG GTTGCACAGCGATGCTTATCCTTTATTCACAATACACTGAGCGAATTACAAATTCTTGAAATTCAACGACCAGAAGGATCTGTTGAGTGTTGGGCTTTTTTGTGTGCATTAGAAGTGTTGCAAGCATGTCAATTATCAGCTTATAGCATAGATAACAATCAACAGTTGGATCTTTGCTCTTTACATACCGCGAGTTTATGGGCCCTTGCACGGGATAAG TTAGGAGCATTAGGAAAATTATGTGGTCTCATGCCTGGTAGCGAACCAACTAGCGAACAACTCCACACAGTTGTTTACCTTATAGCAGGTATGGGAGATTCAGAACCacagaaggaaggaaaagcaaCTCCGATAGATAAATTGAAGGAAGCGTTATCGTCTAAAGaagtttttaaaaaacaatactTAGAGCATGCAGAGTTAGCTATGGGTACTTATAAACATGTTGGACGCATAAGATCAGCTAGATTAATAGGCAAAGAATTAGCGAGATTCTATGGTGAATTAGGAGAAAATCAGAAAGCTGTAGCATTTTTATCTGATGCTTTGAAAACATATATGGATGAAGGGTGGTATCATCTAGCAGCACAAACACAATTAGAATTAGCACAATGTTACAAAAGAATGGACGAcgtagagaaatatatagagatcTGTGCTGCGATTTCTTGTACCAATATACTTCATATTACTGtacgtaatacatattttGAAGAAATGTTAGGATATATGAAGATGTTAACTTTGCCACAGCCATTACTCACAGAATTTGGACACTCTTTTATAATACTCAGTATGGAAGTTAACGTAATGGACAAAGTAGTGCAAGATTGTGTAGTTAATATTGTGATTAGTGTACAAAGTTTGTTTcctagagaaataaaatgtacaGGTGCATATATTTCTGTTGAAGAAGTTCAAAAACCTTTGGctccaaataaaaaaaaaggttcaAAAGTGGCAGCAGAGCCACCAATACAATt GTTGTCAAGTTGTACTATAGAAGATATGAAGCCACTTGATCCAAGTCTAGCATTATTACAAGTATATTCCTACTTGAACTGTAAAGAAGACAAAAGTATAGGTTCTGCTAGtgttatgtataaaaatattaagccTGTGGTACGACGTTCAGATAGTGCTAAACATAGAAAAGCTTCGATAAATATGAAAGGTGACTTTAGCAAATCGTTATCGTGTGCTGAATTTGTTATGAAACcaggtataaatatatttacattgacCAGGCGGGTTGATTGTCCTGGATTTTACAAAGTTGGTCAATTGTCACTTGttatcgaagagaaattagaatttttatctcCAATTCTAAATCCACGATTATGCTATGAAGTTGCAAAAACCCAACCagtaatttctttgaaatgtGGAAGAGATCTATTGGCTGGGCTTATTCAAGATATAGAATTAGTTATATCAACTGGAAGTATGAGGATAACacaagaaatgaaattaaaattacgtGCGTCTAGAGGATTAATGATACAATTAAATGACGCGGAAGCGGTAATGATTAAAGAATTAGAAACGCCACTGCCATCGTGTGAACCAtttcaaacgataaaattGGGATTAAAAGTTTTAGCGGAGCTCCCACCCAAAAAAGATCCTTCTTCTATGGAGCATAAA CTTAGCGTGCAATGTCCATGGGGTACAGAAGAGAGTATCCTTTTGCACTTTGGTCCACCTTTAATGACAAATATGAAATTGCATACTGCTAAGCAGAGAAAATTCGTTCAAATAATTGTTACAGGGTTAACAAATCGACTTTTACAATTATCTGATCCTCATTTGGCATCAAATACATCAAtggatttaaattttaaaagtttaaatCCAACTGCTGGTCAACAGTTAGTGGTAGGTAGTGGAATGAATGTATCATTTATGTGGGAAGTTGAAGTTGGCAAAGATGAGAAAGCTACAGTACCCATTAAGACTGATTTTCGTGTAAAATATGTACCAATTAATGACACCGAGGAAACAAGTAATACTTGTCTAAATGACGATcctttacatatacataatttgcaaaaaatagaaaaagctTCTAGTGTATATAGGTGTAATTTCGATGTCACAGATTATGTGGTAAGTACAAGAGATGTTATAAGTCTGCTATTAACTAACTATACGTA
- the LOC122632831 gene encoding H/ACA ribonucleoprotein complex subunit 3 — protein MIDCVYHTEARFGDIKLRLTFGFVRELHQSVRRMYLMYYLNENGDRVYTLKKLDPNGKPTMSAHPARFSPEDKYSRERITLKRRYGLLLTQAPMPVY, from the exons ATGATCGACTGTGTATACCATACCGAAGCACGTTTCGGAGATATAAAGTTGAGGTTAACTTTTGGATTTGTTAGAGAACTACATCAATCCGTTAGGAGAATGTAtctaatgtattatttaaatgaaaatggaGATCGTGTATACACGTTAAAA AAACTTGATCCAAATGGAAAACCAACTATGTCTGCGCATCCTG cGAGGTTCTCTCCGGAAGACAAATATTCGAGAGAACGAATTACGTTAAAGAGAAGATATGGTTTACTTCTAACTCAGGCCCCAATGCCTGTATACTAA